The Alicyclobacillus macrosporangiidus CPP55 genome segment CTTGAATTTCTTGTACATCGCGATCTTCTGGGCAGGATCCGAGATGTACGTATCCGGGATGTACGCCTCGATGCCGAGATCGATGACCGGCTCCGGGACCTCTTTTTCCTGTTCCCCCCGGATCTCCTTCACCGCCTTGGCGAGCATGTCGTTGTACAGATCAAAACCGACCGAATTGATGAAGCCGTGTTGTTCGGCACCGAGCAGATTCCCCGCGCCACGAATGGCGAGATCGCGCATGGCGATCTTGAAGCCGCTGCCGAGTTCCGTGAACTCCTTGATGGCCTGCAGCCGTTTCTCCGCCACCTCCGTCAGTACCTTGTCGCGCTGATACGTGAAGTACGCGTAGGCGATGCGGTTGGAGCGGCCCACGCGGCCGCGCAGCTGGTACAGCTGCGCCAAACCCAAACGGTCGGCGTCATAGACGATCAGCGTGTTCACATTGGGAATGTCCAGCCCGGTCTCGATGATGGTGGTGGTGACGAGCACGTCGATCTCCCCCTCCAGGAAATCGAGCATCACCCGTTCCAACTGGTCCTCCGCCATCTGACCGTGTGCCACCGCGATGCGCGCGTCCGGAACGAGGCGCTGAACGCGTTCCGCCATGGCGTGGATGTTCTGCACCTGATTGTACACGAAATACACCTGGCCACCGCGGTTGAGTTCGCGCTCTATCGCCTCGCGGACGAGGTCTTCGTGAAACTCCACCACGTAGGTCTGCACCGGAAAGCGATTCTCGGGCGGCGTTTCGATGACCGACAGATCGCGCACCCCGAGCAGGGACATGTGCAGCGTGCGCGGGATGGGCGTGGCGGTCAGGGTCAGGCAATCGACGTTGGTCTTCAGCTGCTTGAGCCGCTCCTTATGCGTGACGCCGAAGCGCTGCTCCTCGTCGACGATGAGCAGCCCCAGATCCTTGAACTGGACCGATTTTTGCAACAACCGGTGCGTGCCGATCACAATGTCGATACTGCCGTCTTTGAGCCCCTTGATGACCGCGCTGGCTTCCGACTTCGTGCGGAACCGGCTCAGCACCTCGATGGTCACCGGAAACCCGGCAAACCGCTCTTTAAACGTCTCATAGTGCTGGTGTGCCAGAATGGTGGTGGGCACCAACACCGCCACTTGCTTGCTGTCCATCACCGCCTTGAAGGCGGCCCGGATGGCCACCTCGGTCTTGCCGTAGCCGACGTCGCCGCACAGCAACCGATCCATAGGCGTCGGCTTTTCCATGTCCCGTTTGATCTCCTCGATGGCGCGCAGCTGATCCGGGGTTTCCTCGTACGGGAACATCGCTTCGAAGTCCTTCTGCCACGGCGTATCCGGAGAGAAGGCGTGGCCGCGCGACGCCTGGCGCGCCGCGTACAGTTTGACCAGATCCTCGGCGATGTCCCGCACCGACCGAGACACCTTCTGCTTGACGCGGTTCCACTCGCCGCCGCCCAAGTGGTACAGCTTCGGCTCCTTGTCCTCGGCGCCGATGTACCGCTGCACTTGGTCAATCTGGTCCACGGGCACGTACAGGCTATCGTTGCCGGCGTATTGCAGGTGCAGATAGTCCTGATGGCGTCCGTCGATCTCGAGCGTGCGGATGCCGAGATACTTCCCGATGCCGTGGTTGACGTGCACCACATAGTCGCCGACGTGCAACTCTTGGTAGCTGCGGATGCGCTCCGCGTCGGTCATCTCCCGGCGGACCCGGCGCGCTTTTTTGCGGGACGGAAACACCTCCGTCTCGACGATGACGGCCAACCGCTGCATCGGCAGCTCGAACCCGGAGGAGAGGCTGGCGACGAGGATCTGCGGCGTGCGCGACGGTGTGAAGGCGGTGGCGCGCACCGCCTCAATGCGGTAATCAGCCAGCACCCGCTCCAACCGATCCGCCCGCTCCTCGGTCGCCGCCGTCAGCACCACGTGCGTTCCGCTGCGCTGCCAGCGCTGCACCTCGGTTTTCAGCACGTTCATCTGGCCGTGGAACTGCTGCATCGGCTTGGCCGCCACATTCCACACGAACCGATGGCGATGCCCGCCGCTGCGGGCGAACATGGAGAACTCCACCCCGGCCATTCCGCGGTGTTCCCACACCAGCTGGTACTGCGGCGGCCGCTGCGTCCCCGACAACAGCTCGCCCCGCAGCAACCCGTTGGAGAGCCATTCCTGGAATTCCCGTTCCAGCCCCTTCTGGCGCTCCTGCAGGCGTGTCGGCTCGTCGAGACAGGCCAACGTCCCGAACGGAAGGTAGTCGAACAAGGTGTGCACGGCCCCGGGGAACAGGGCGTCGTAGCGCAGCAGACCGGCGAAGGGTTGACCCCCGGCGAGCCGTCGGATGTCCTCCCCGACGACCGTCTGCAGCCGGTCCCGGACTTCGAGATCCGTGGCGAGGCGCACGCGTTCCTCGAGCGCCTTCTGCAGGCGCTCGGAAGCCTCCTGCATGCGGGCGGCGGGCACGAGGAAATCGAGCACCGGCCCGATCACGGCCTGCTCGAGGTTCACCTGGGAGCGCTGAGTATCGGGATCGAAGCGGCGGATGGAATCCACCTCGTCGTCAAACAGTTCAATGCGCACCGGCATCTCTTCGGTGAGGGGAAACACGTCCAAGATGCCGCCGCGCACCGCGAACTGCCCCTTCGTCTCCACCATGTCGACCCGCTCGTATCCGCTCTGCACCAGGTTCCGCTGCACCTGCTCCAGGTCCGCCACATCGCCGGGCTTGACGACCCACTGCAGGCTGCGCAGGACATCGCGCGTCATCACGGGCTGAACGGCCGATTGGATGGTCGCCACAACCACGGCGGGGTGGCCCTGCGCCAAGTGCTGCAGCACGTTCATCCGGTCCGCCACCGCCTCCCGGCTGTAGGCCAGCGCGTCGACGAGCGACCACTCCCGTTCCGGGAATAAGAACACCGCTTCGCCGGGCAGGAACTCCCGCAAGTCATCGGCGATCTGCCCCGCCTGGGCCAAGCTGTGCGTGACGATCACGG includes the following:
- the mfd gene encoding transcription-repair coupling factor, which produces MIDLVRYIAADAEFRRTFTSLTPTGLDGLVTGTSGSARHLYYAALHTLRKEGNPNASTVIVTHSLAQAGQIADDLREFLPGEAVFLFPEREWSLVDALAYSREAVADRMNVLQHLAQGHPAVVVATIQSAVQPVMTRDVLRSLQWVVKPGDVADLEQVQRNLVQSGYERVDMVETKGQFAVRGGILDVFPLTEEMPVRIELFDDEVDSIRRFDPDTQRSQVNLEQAVIGPVLDFLVPAARMQEASERLQKALEERVRLATDLEVRDRLQTVVGEDIRRLAGGQPFAGLLRYDALFPGAVHTLFDYLPFGTLACLDEPTRLQERQKGLEREFQEWLSNGLLRGELLSGTQRPPQYQLVWEHRGMAGVEFSMFARSGGHRHRFVWNVAAKPMQQFHGQMNVLKTEVQRWQRSGTHVVLTAATEERADRLERVLADYRIEAVRATAFTPSRTPQILVASLSSGFELPMQRLAVIVETEVFPSRKKARRVRREMTDAERIRSYQELHVGDYVVHVNHGIGKYLGIRTLEIDGRHQDYLHLQYAGNDSLYVPVDQIDQVQRYIGAEDKEPKLYHLGGGEWNRVKQKVSRSVRDIAEDLVKLYAARQASRGHAFSPDTPWQKDFEAMFPYEETPDQLRAIEEIKRDMEKPTPMDRLLCGDVGYGKTEVAIRAAFKAVMDSKQVAVLVPTTILAHQHYETFKERFAGFPVTIEVLSRFRTKSEASAVIKGLKDGSIDIVIGTHRLLQKSVQFKDLGLLIVDEEQRFGVTHKERLKQLKTNVDCLTLTATPIPRTLHMSLLGVRDLSVIETPPENRFPVQTYVVEFHEDLVREAIERELNRGGQVYFVYNQVQNIHAMAERVQRLVPDARIAVAHGQMAEDQLERVMLDFLEGEIDVLVTTTIIETGLDIPNVNTLIVYDADRLGLAQLYQLRGRVGRSNRIAYAYFTYQRDKVLTEVAEKRLQAIKEFTELGSGFKIAMRDLAIRGAGNLLGAEQHGFINSVGFDLYNDMLAKAVKEIRGEQEKEVPEPVIDLGIEAYIPDTYISDPAQKIAMYKKFKYVRSPEAADELEEELIDRYGDLPEPVMNLLDVTRMKSYAARFGVEAISAQGGEVAVRLRPEMTPAVDHGRLFSLAKQHAGQYLKRPNGSLQVVFRSKGVSDRELCKRLLKFLESFADVFKSAKEVEEFAK